A window of the Brassica napus cultivar Da-Ae chromosome A2, Da-Ae, whole genome shotgun sequence genome harbors these coding sequences:
- the LOC106423162 gene encoding WAT1-related protein At4g01440 isoform X1, whose protein sequence is MSYCDGKWTPVTIMITINSALGLGNAMVKKVLDGGFNHMVIATYRLAISTVCLAPIAFFWERKTRPKLTLNILVQLFFSALIGASLTQYFFLMGLSYTSATLACAFISMSPAVTFVMSLIFRVEKLNIKSKAGVGMVMGTLICIGGAFILTTYKGVPLTKLHKLDLLTNNKPALKPEKWITGCVLLFAGSSCFGSWMVIQSKVNDKYPCQYSSTVILSFFGTIQCALLSLIKSRDIKGWILTDKLDIMTIIYAGAVAQGICTVGTSWCIRKRGPTFTSVFTPVGIIFATLFDFSILHLQICLGSVIGSGIVIFGLYIFLLGKVKQMKGDGAKKLPSHFGEEEREDDEQYKKGHLMVVPMTP, encoded by the exons ATGAGTTACTGCGATGGTAAATGGACGCCTGTAACTATTATGATTACCATTAATTCGGCGCTCGGTTTAGGTAATGCTATGGTGAAAAAGGTTCTCGATGGTGGTTTTAATCATATGGTTATCGCAACATATCGGCTCGCTATTTCTACCGTATGTTTGGCACCCATCGCATTTTTCTGGGAACG GAAAACAAGACCGAAACTGACGCTCAACATCTTGGTTCAGCTTTTCTTCAGTGCTCTTATTGG gGCAAGTTTGACTCAATATTTCTTCCTAATGGGGCTATCGTACACATCGGCTACGTTAGCATGCGCCTTTATTAGCATGTCACCTGCGGTTACATTCGTCATGTCTTTAATATTCAg GGTAGAGAAGCTAAACATAAAAAGCAAAGCAGGTGTAGGGATGGTGATGGGCACTTTGATATGCATTGGAGGAGCTTTTATACTAACAACGTACAAAGGTGTACCCTTGACAAAACTTCACAAACTAGATCTATTGACGAACAATAAACCCGCATTGAAACCCGAGAAATGGATCACCGGATGTGTGCTTCTCTTCGCGGGTAGTAGCTGCTTCGGGTCGTGGATGGTAATACAATCCAAAGTGAACGACAAATACCCTTGTCAATACTCAAGTACTGTTATATTATCTTTCTTCGGTACCATCCAATGTGCCCTTTTAAGCCTCATCAAATCTAGAGATATCAAGGGTTGGATTCTCACAGATAAACTAGATATCATGACCATTATTTATGCA GGAGCGGTAGCACAAGGAATATGCACGGTGGGAACATCATGGTGCATCAGAAAGAGAGGACCTACATTTACTTCTGTTTTTACTCCGGTGGGGATTATCTTCGCAACCCTATTTGATTTCTCGATCCTTCATCTTCAAATTTGTTTGGGAAG TGTTATTGGATCTGGGATTGTGATCTTCGGACTATACATATTCTTGCTGGGAAAGGTCAAGCAAATGAAGGGAGATGGTGCAAAGAAGTTACCTTCTCATTTTGGCGAAGAAGAAAGGGAAGATGATGAACAATACAAAAAGGGTCATCTTATGGTTGTTCCAATGACTCCTTGA
- the LOC106423162 gene encoding WAT1-related protein At4g01440 isoform X2, which produces MSYCDGKWTPVTIMITINSALGLGNAMVKKVLDGGFNHMVIATYRLAISTVCLAPIAFFWERKTRPKLTLNILVQLFFSALIGASLTQYFFLMGLSYTSATLACAFISMSPAVTFVMSLIFRVEKLNIKSKAGVGMVMGTLICIGGAFILTTYKGVPLTKLHKLDLLTNNKPALKPEKWITGCVLLFAGSSCFGSWMGAVAQGICTVGTSWCIRKRGPTFTSVFTPVGIIFATLFDFSILHLQICLGSVIGSGIVIFGLYIFLLGKVKQMKGDGAKKLPSHFGEEEREDDEQYKKGHLMVVPMTP; this is translated from the exons ATGAGTTACTGCGATGGTAAATGGACGCCTGTAACTATTATGATTACCATTAATTCGGCGCTCGGTTTAGGTAATGCTATGGTGAAAAAGGTTCTCGATGGTGGTTTTAATCATATGGTTATCGCAACATATCGGCTCGCTATTTCTACCGTATGTTTGGCACCCATCGCATTTTTCTGGGAACG GAAAACAAGACCGAAACTGACGCTCAACATCTTGGTTCAGCTTTTCTTCAGTGCTCTTATTGG gGCAAGTTTGACTCAATATTTCTTCCTAATGGGGCTATCGTACACATCGGCTACGTTAGCATGCGCCTTTATTAGCATGTCACCTGCGGTTACATTCGTCATGTCTTTAATATTCAg GGTAGAGAAGCTAAACATAAAAAGCAAAGCAGGTGTAGGGATGGTGATGGGCACTTTGATATGCATTGGAGGAGCTTTTATACTAACAACGTACAAAGGTGTACCCTTGACAAAACTTCACAAACTAGATCTATTGACGAACAATAAACCCGCATTGAAACCCGAGAAATGGATCACCGGATGTGTGCTTCTCTTCGCGGGTAGTAGCTGCTTCGGGTCGTGGATG GGAGCGGTAGCACAAGGAATATGCACGGTGGGAACATCATGGTGCATCAGAAAGAGAGGACCTACATTTACTTCTGTTTTTACTCCGGTGGGGATTATCTTCGCAACCCTATTTGATTTCTCGATCCTTCATCTTCAAATTTGTTTGGGAAG TGTTATTGGATCTGGGATTGTGATCTTCGGACTATACATATTCTTGCTGGGAAAGGTCAAGCAAATGAAGGGAGATGGTGCAAAGAAGTTACCTTCTCATTTTGGCGAAGAAGAAAGGGAAGATGATGAACAATACAAAAAGGGTCATCTTATGGTTGTTCCAATGACTCCTTGA
- the LOC106423162 gene encoding WAT1-related protein At4g01440 isoform X3, whose product MGLSYTSATLACAFISMSPAVTFVMSLIFRVEKLNIKSKAGVGMVMGTLICIGGAFILTTYKGVPLTKLHKLDLLTNNKPALKPEKWITGCVLLFAGSSCFGSWMVIQSKVNDKYPCQYSSTVILSFFGTIQCALLSLIKSRDIKGWILTDKLDIMTIIYAGAVAQGICTVGTSWCIRKRGPTFTSVFTPVGIIFATLFDFSILHLQICLGSVIGSGIVIFGLYIFLLGKVKQMKGDGAKKLPSHFGEEEREDDEQYKKGHLMVVPMTP is encoded by the exons ATGGGGCTATCGTACACATCGGCTACGTTAGCATGCGCCTTTATTAGCATGTCACCTGCGGTTACATTCGTCATGTCTTTAATATTCAg GGTAGAGAAGCTAAACATAAAAAGCAAAGCAGGTGTAGGGATGGTGATGGGCACTTTGATATGCATTGGAGGAGCTTTTATACTAACAACGTACAAAGGTGTACCCTTGACAAAACTTCACAAACTAGATCTATTGACGAACAATAAACCCGCATTGAAACCCGAGAAATGGATCACCGGATGTGTGCTTCTCTTCGCGGGTAGTAGCTGCTTCGGGTCGTGGATGGTAATACAATCCAAAGTGAACGACAAATACCCTTGTCAATACTCAAGTACTGTTATATTATCTTTCTTCGGTACCATCCAATGTGCCCTTTTAAGCCTCATCAAATCTAGAGATATCAAGGGTTGGATTCTCACAGATAAACTAGATATCATGACCATTATTTATGCA GGAGCGGTAGCACAAGGAATATGCACGGTGGGAACATCATGGTGCATCAGAAAGAGAGGACCTACATTTACTTCTGTTTTTACTCCGGTGGGGATTATCTTCGCAACCCTATTTGATTTCTCGATCCTTCATCTTCAAATTTGTTTGGGAAG TGTTATTGGATCTGGGATTGTGATCTTCGGACTATACATATTCTTGCTGGGAAAGGTCAAGCAAATGAAGGGAGATGGTGCAAAGAAGTTACCTTCTCATTTTGGCGAAGAAGAAAGGGAAGATGATGAACAATACAAAAAGGGTCATCTTATGGTTGTTCCAATGACTCCTTGA